The Cryptomeria japonica chromosome 2, Sugi_1.0, whole genome shotgun sequence region CCTATGATGATATGAACCCACCCATAAATCCAACCTTAGGACCTAAAAAGCAGCAAGAATTGATAAACCTTAGGGATGGTGGAATAGAAGATCTCATCAGCTTGCATATCAGATAGAATGTCGTATTCTTTGCACTTGCTTGCTTGGTTCAACTTCTATTAATTTATACAGGTGTCAGAGGTAAAGtggtggatagatttagcaaaattaatatataaaactatatatagtttaaacaataaataaataaaattattgctCGTGTTCTCGAGGCGTACGTTAAATTTTATAATAATAAGTGTGTCGTATACAAGATTTATTAGTTTTGGTCCTATAGCAGGAAGATTTCGTTACAATTATGGTTGAAATGTTCATAGTTTTAATGAGTTAGCGAAATTCCGTTTGAGCAGGCATATGCTGAATTATATTTGATGAGAAATCATGATGAAAGTATGTTGAAATTCTGATGGAAGTGGGTTAGAGTTTTCATTCACATTTGAACCTCGTACATTCCACATTACACGACATATATTTGCTTTCAGAATGTACAGATTTggttattcaaatttatgttccgGATTCGAAAGATATGGTGATGTGACGTCCTTGGTCTCATATGCTTTGCTTTTGTTTAAAAGCCACGGCTAGTAATTCAATAGAAAAGACAACAATTCTAAATTTGCATACAATTTTGTGGgagaaaaagatttgggaatggagATTACCATAATGCAGGAAGCTGGGCACATCTATTGGGACGACAACAAACTGGAGAGCAAGGAAGATTTTAGTTGGGATACACCATTAAATTTTAATTTCAGCACCGATGATTCTTCTCTTGGGAGCCCACCATCAGAATTCTATTCGATCGAAGAGAATACAATGCTTTCGATCGAAGAGAATACAGTGCTTTCAAATGAGAGCCAAAATGATGTTAtggaattttcttttgatgatgagCTCTTAGACTCGAATGATGATCTTTTGTGGGACGACCTAATAATTGAGGAGACTGAATTATTATGTCCATGTCCTGAAAAGGAGCTCTCTTCAGAACAAGAGAATTCAGCCATAATTGAAAAATCTGATCTAATTATGTTTGAGCTTGATTTTATAAATGCTCAAGATTGTGGTAAAGATTTTAGCTGTTTAACAAGTGAGACTAAAAATACATCAACCTATGGAGAGGCTGAAAAATTTAGTGAAATCATAATCCCATGTGAGAGTGATTCTTCTGAATACAAGGGATTGAGGATTGTTCATCTTCTAACTGCCTGTGCAGAGGCGGCATCTAATGGAGTCATTGAACTTGTTGAGGTTCTTCTTGAAAGGCTAAAAGAAATAGCTTCCCCAACTGGGTCTACTATGGAGAGAGTGGCTTACTATCTTTCTCAATCACTGCAAAAAACACAGATGGATAAGCGGGTGCACAATTCAATTTCAAATGGGGTGTCTCAAGCCAATTTTCTTGGAGCTTTCATCTTACTTAACCAAGCCTATCCTTTTATAAAGATTGCACATTTTACTACAAACCAGAGCATTTTGGAAGCCATTCCTTTGACAAAGCAGCAGTGTGTGCACATAATTGATTTTGACATAATGGACGGTATGCAGTGGCCATCATTGATGGAAGCCTTGAAGAATGAAGATTACCAGATTGATCACCTCAAAATCACAGCGGTCAAATGGGTGGATTCTTTTGAGGATTCAGACCCATTTTCAAGCTACTATAAAGACACTGGAAAAAGATTGTCTGAGTATGCAGATTCATTGGGGATTCCATTTTCGTTCCAGGAAACCGAAATGAAAAATTTGCAAGGGATGATAAGTTCCTCCAATGAGGATGAGATTGTGGTAGTGAATTGTATGTGGGAATTGCCAAATATGTTTGAGCGCAGTAGGAAGCAGTTAGTAGATTTCATTAATGGAGCAGATCAGTTCAATCTAGTTATCTTGACTCTGGGTACTGGACCAAATGGAATTTCAGGCTATGATGAGAACCTTACCTTCATGGACCGATTTTCTCAGTGTTTGAGAAACTTGTGTGCAATGTTTGATTCCTTGGAAGCAGGACTAGGAGAGCAATATGGGCTTGCTCGAGCAATGATGGAACATCTCTTCTCTAGCCCAATGATGTGCAGACCGATTAATTACATGGCGAATGATGAGCTATTCAGAGCGATTGACATacctttaaaattagggtttgttgaggGTGCCATAAGTCAGAAAATTTTTATGCATGCAAAAGCTCTTGTATCTTGCAATGAGATAGGGAGATTGTATGGTGTAGAGTCAACAGGGAATGGTCAGCTGCTTCTAAACTGGGACATGACTCCTTTGACATGTGTGTCTGCAtggtgttaattatgggtagcttggacagctgttcgtccttacTCAGAAATAAtagcattagttatgggtagttttggacagctgttcgtcctgacctagaattagaaaatggttgtttttgtcaaacaagtattgttaggataaaaacaattgttatttaatagtggctctttttaggtgacacctcatagccaaaattagttattggttattgagttgtcttaatctcagtcgttggtttgaattaattttggccgttggttttccaatagagtagtataaaaaggggtcatgggtcatttggaaaataaaagaagtcttgagaagaattgcagtgatagcaaatagtcttgcagtgttagcaagaggcttagtgatagcgttgatatagtagtggaggatatcagcaggagatattaggagtttgtcgaagttctgccagtaagaggcaaggaattcttttgtaattcttatattgctgaagattaatatattttccatctgtagaactggttttcccttaggggtttttccagggacgattgtccaaaaatattgtgtccttgtgttgcttatttctttccgtatttttagtgaagttgcagttgtgttattttttgaTATTCaactgtaaatttattttcagcagttaaataatttttatgagataggagattaataattagtgactgcaatagaatttctacatggtatcagagctttgttgagggtagaaaaggtttaccctaagcaaaggaaagaaatttgagtttgacctctttcgagttattgttttcctttatttctttgagatggcCTCAGCAAGTTTGAGAGATCAGGATAGATTGGAtggtgcctcaaattttggtgtctggaaagccaaaatttctttattgctggaagagaatggtatcaaggaatatgttaccagtactatagctgtacctacagatccagtacaacttgcagcatacaagaaggatgatgccaaggtgaggaggataatccttgatggtgtcaaggaccatgttGTTCCACATATCGCAGAGTTAGATATAGTGAAGAAGATGTGGGATGCCATtctgaatctgtaccagaatgctaccactaaccggaagctgattctcagagaaaaattgagGAATACCCAGATGAACAAAGGAGAAGATGTTacaagttacctcaccaggcttagacttgtcaaggacgAGTTAGCAGCTATTGGAGATAAGCCAAATGAAGACGAGCTAgtaagaatagccctaaatgggttttctaagcagtgggatgtctttgttcaggttattaatggacgagacaccttaccaagttgggatcgactttggagtgatttcactcaggaggagcttagactaagccttgtcaatggagccaacaataagaatcagaaaagtgaggtagaagaagaaaatgttgccctagcgggaaaggggaaaacaaagaagggatctagcaaaggagcaaattcacaaattgaaaagaagaagaatgacCTATCTAAGGTCAAGTGCTTTGGTTGTCACGACTTTGGCCACTATGTCAACGATtgcccacaaaggaagaaagataagaagggaaagaaccaagtgacagcttcagcaagtgcagaggagctctctagtagattggaggatgagtttgcactcatagcctatatgattagctcaacctcacaaagtgtctggtatatagacagtggggcatcatttcatatgacaggagttcgAGAGTCCTTCTCTagctacaaggaggagaacaccagaatccagatctctatggggaacttgtccaagctcaacttagttgggaaagggactgttcatcttcagagggagaatggaaaggtaattcctcttcatgatgtgttgcatgtgcgaggcttaggtatgaatttggTTTTTGTATCTATCCTTCAGGATAAAGGGTATAATGTTCTCTTTAGAGGGAGgcatgttttgattaagcataaagattggaaatcacccgtatctattggagttaggagtggtcacctttataggttgcagtttgatactcctaaggcactcatgagcagcagtaaccctagagatcttggagagctatggcataggaggatgggccatattcatcatggagcacttagattGCTTCGTGAGATGGTGACAGGTGCTCtagaggtgagcacagagcatgatgatgtatgtaagggatgtgtgttgggaaagtttgcgaaagcatcttttccaaggagtgacaccagatctactggtgttcttgatctagtacattcagatgtatgtggaccaatgtcgacaaagtctctcagaggatatgagtattatgttacctttattgatgatttctccaggaagacctggatatacttcttgaagaccaaggatgaggttttcaatcacttccaagagttcaaggctcttgtggagaactcaacaggaaggaagataaaggttcttcggtcagaAAATGGAGGCAAGTACAAAGGAAATGACTTCCAAGATTTCTGTACcagagaaggaatcaagagagagtggactgttccttacaatccatagcagaatggagttgctgagaggaagaaccaTTCTATTTCGAaggcagcaagggctatgctacatgaccagGACATGCCTCGCTACTTATGGGCAGAAGCGTGTAGTACAGCAGTCTACATTCAGAATAGGGTTCCACACAAGGTACTAGGGAAAATGACACCAGAGGAGGCTTTCATGGGGAAGAAGCTAGATGTTGGTCACTTTaggatatttgggagtttggcatattgccttattcttggagacacacgtaccaagttagatcaaactgcagagaaggggtactttgttgggtatagtgaaacttcaaaggcatataggatgttcattccagggaccagaagaattattgtcagatgcgatgtcaagttcatggaggacaaggcatttagaagatccaaagatttgccagcagatgatcGGAGTGAGCAGCCAACGAAAGCTCCAAGTCTAAGTCAAGGACAGCAAAGctcaagtacagttactagtacaagcatagactCAGTTAGTGAAGATTCATAGAGTATGGAGCAACTGGTGTAgcaggatatgcatctagatgatatataggttgatatttcatcctctacagttggcagtaggaaccatgaggttcaagacatacaaagggatactcaggagtctgtgggagctcctaggaagagtacaagacagaggagacaaccaaccaagttcaatgactatgtggcattagtcagccaattggtagatagtgaaccttccagctatcaggaagctgcaaagcatcaggtatggtgagatgctatggttgaggaatataactcaataatgcagaatgatgtatgggaggtagtgcctagaccaactgatagagcagtagttggatcgcgctggatcttcaagataaagcatggtgcagatggtagcatcgagaaatataaggcaaggtttgtggccaaggggttctctcagaaggagggaatagactatgaggagacatttgctcctgtggctaggtatacttctatacgagctataatctcatttgcagcacagatgggatggcagatccatcaaatggatgtcaagacagcattcattaatggagaattgaaggaggaggtatacatagaacaaccagaaggctttgtagcacacaacaaagagaccccgtgtgcagattaaagaaagccttatacggactcaagcaggctcccagagcatggtatgagcgcattgatacatacttgcaggaaatgggctttgtgaagagtgaggctgatgcgaacctctactacttggtggttgggggtgaggttctcattcttgttctatatgtggatgacttgtttcttactggtgcgctagggctcatagaggattgcaagagggaccttgcagaagagtttgagatgaagaatttgggacttatgcactactttctaggcatggaagtgtggcagactgatggagagattttccttggtcaagggaaatattgcattgaaatcttgaagagattctagatggaagattgcaaagccatgtctacacccatgatcaCTAATTGGAAGAAGGTAGATGCATCCAAGGAAAAGGATGTTGATCCCACCCTATATAGGCAGCTGATTGGTttgctcatgtatttggtcaacaccaggccagatatagcctttggagtaaactctcttagtcagttcatggtagagccaaagagagtgcattggacgGCGGCTAAGCATGTGTTGTGTTATCTTCATGGTACAGTTGAGTACGGGATCAGATATGTTCGAGGTGAAGGTGTCAAATTGATAGGCTATACTGacgcagattgggcaggcagtacaacggacaaaaggagtacttcaggatgttgtttcagcttGGGATCAGGAGTTGTTTCTTGGTTTAGCAGGAAGCAAAAATCTATGGCCTTGAGTTCATCAGAAGCAAaatacatagcagctagcatggcgacatgtgaatctatatggcttcggaagttgctagtagccttgtttggtcagaaggttgagactatggtgatacactgtgacaatcagagttgcatcaagttgactgagaatctAGTGTTTCACGATagatcgaaacatatagacatcaggtatcacttcatcaagGATTGTGTATAGAGGGGGATTGTTCAGCTAcagtacatacctacagaggagcaggtagcagacattctaacaaaggcattggggaaggcaaaattcatcttctttagagataagatgggtgccgtgcagaacaacttcctcgctaagagggagtgttaattatgggtagcttggataGCTATTCGTCCTTACCCAGAAGTAACaacattagttatgggtagttttggacaaCTGTTCATCCTGACCTaggaattagaaaatggttgtttttgtcaaacaagtattgttaggataaaaacaattgttatttaatagtggctctttttaggtgacacctcatagccaaaattagttattggttattgagttgtcttaatcttagccgttggtttgaattaatcttggccgttggttttccaatagagtagtataaaaaggggtcatgggtcatttggaaaataaaagaagtcttgagaagaatttgcagtgatagcaaatagtcttgcagtgttagcaagaggcgcagtgatagcgttgatatagcagtggaggatatcagcaggagatattaggagtttgtcggagttctgccagtaagaggcaaggaattcttttgtaattcttatattgctgaagattaatatattttccatctgtagaactggttttcccttaggggtttttccagggacgattgtccaaaaatattgtgtccttgtgttgcttatttctttccgtatttttagtgaagttgcagttgtgttatttttcgatattcagttgtaaatttattttcagcagttaaataatttttatgagataggagattaataatcagtgactgcaatagaatttctacacaTGGAGCAGAGTGTAATTCATCTGTTTCATATATACATGTTCATATTAACATATTATTGTTTAAGAACAATTGAATTCGTTGAAAGGTGTTTTGGTTATGCTGTTTAAAATTATCAGAAGGTTTTATTAATTACTTCAGGAAAGGGTACTGATCGCTCACAAAACAAGACAACAAACAGCAAAACTGAACAGCACAATAGCAACTGGCATCACAATGTTATTGTATAGTCTGCAATTTTTTCAATACAAAGAGTTTTCATGTCTCTGAatataaatattagaaaaatagattAAAATTTTTTGTACCCAAATTGATAGATAATTATTATATTCTTAGAATGTCATTTTACTACATCAGGAACACATTTTTCTATAAATGTACTATCCTATAACTTATCTCATtcaaaaattgaaaatctaaataatAAATTAATCCTAATTAAATTGTACAAATAGATATATTAAAATAGTTAATTTGACactaaattaaaaaatacaataataaatTTTCAATATTCAAATTATATATCAATAATATCaacataaaataacataaataaaacTTAACTATAATAAAACATGTATTAGATCTAATTACACAACATTCCTATTTTTATAATTTCTCACTATTATAAACATTATCTCAAACAAGATAATTTAATAGCCAATTACAGACAGAGAATTACATCAATATAAAAATCATTTAAGAGTCTTTACCTTAATCTGTACTTGTGAGAAAGAATTATATTAAGATAATTACAGACAATTGTGACATGCCATTGCTAAATAAGGATTTACAGCGACGTAAAGCCATGCATGGTCGCCATTGCCAATGAGCTGTCAGCGTATAATTGGCTCTAGCCTAATATATTTACTTACCGTTATGAGTTATTATCACACATCATATAAATTGGTATTTGCTAGAATTGACAACCATCTAAGTTCTTGCTTATAACAATTGGAAAAcatatttttgcatgattttattattatattttttcccGTGCAATCTACACGAATCATATACTTCTTTCTGATACAAATGTCGACATATAATACTTGGAAATAGTTTTCTGCATAAATCTAATGAATCCTGTTAACATAGTTATTTTCAACACAAAAATACAATACGTAGTCGTTCTccataattgattttttttaatattatttttccttttgttaGATGTGATCGTCATTACATTGTgaattgaatattgttgaagttACATGTCTAAATATGTGTTTATCCAATTCACATTAGATTTTTTATTGCCTATTAAACTGTGAATCTTCTGCCGCATCTTGACAAGTTAAATCGATGAGATAACGAAAGCCATTTCTAATTGATGTTCCAAGTATGAATACTTTATTTCTCATCCTTGTTgagttaaatataataaaatatgaacAAGTGAATCAAGTTGCACCGAAACAAAAGACCATTGGTATGGAAATGTTATAGTTTAATTAGCATAAGTTGTATTTGTGTGTACGTAAAGAGTTGGTCTAGGTACATTATAGTTAATGTATTACTTATTTATAATGGACCATTTTAGTACAAGAAGCACCTGTGTTTTACAATGCAttagtttattaatattttttatataattttgatTGAAATAAGAATTTGTGGtctttaaatatttttttagtattttataatctagaattaagcataataaagcatattaattatttaataataatttcaGTTTGTAAATTAGAAAGGGAGAAGAGGTTGGTTAAAGAGAATAAATAAGAGTTAAGGGTTTATAAATGTTTGTAATTTTATTAGATCGTGTACATTAAGTTGTTGAATTTTGTGTCAAATACTAAAATTAGATTTCATTTATTGTTTATATCTTGTTGTTTTATCACTGTGCAAATTTGGATATGATCACATGTGGTTTTCTTCATTTTAGTGTGGTATTAGTGTATGTTCAATCATAGTTAGATTCTTCAATCGTAATGGAATCCAATATTTTTATGGATCCATCATTGTACATTTCTTTTTTGGCCCCTCAAATACAATTTTAACTTATAAAGCCTATCCTTTTATAAAGATTTGCAAGCGATGATAAGTTCCTCCAATGAGGATGACATTGTAGCAGTGAATTGTGTGTGG contains the following coding sequences:
- the LOC131037104 gene encoding scarecrow-like protein 26 codes for the protein MEITIMQEAGHIYWDDNKLESKEDFSWDTPLNFNFSTDDSSLGSPPSEFYSIEENTMLSIEENTVLSNESQNDVMEFSFDDELLDSNDDLLWDDLIIEETELLCPCPEKELSSEQENSAIIEKSDLIMFELDFINAQDCGKDFSCLTSETKNTSTYGEAEKFSEIIIPCESDSSEYKGLRIVHLLTACAEAASNGVIELVEVLLERLKEIASPTGSTMERVAYYLSQSLQKTQMDKRVHNSISNGVSQANFLGAFILLNQAYPFIKIAHFTTNQSILEAIPLTKQQCVHIIDFDIMDGMQWPSLMEALKNEDYQIDHLKITAVKWVDSFEDSDPFSSYYKDTGKRLSEYADSLGIPFSFQETEMKNLQGMISSSNEDEIVVVNCMWELPNMFERSRKQLVDFINGADQFNLVILTLGTGPNGISGYDENLTFMDRFSQCLRNLCAMFDSLEAGLGEQYGLARAMMEHLFSSPMMCRPINYMANDELFRAIDIPLKLGFVEGAISQKIFMHAKALVSCNEIGRLYGVESTGNGQLLLNWDMTPLTCVSAWC